The Mustela nigripes isolate SB6536 chromosome 11, MUSNIG.SB6536, whole genome shotgun sequence genomic interval CGGAACAGGGTCCAGCCACTCCTGAAATCTGGACCTGCCTCCACCCGAGACGGGCAGCTGGCGAGAAAGGCTCTGATGCTAGGTCTTGTGAGGCCAccagcggggtgggggtgggcacagactccctgctctcaGCCCCAGAAGGGAGCGGGGCGGTGGTGAGAAACACCCGATTCCAGGAGACGCACACACGGCCCAAGCTGCTGCCATGTGGGGGGACAGGCCAGGCACGCTGGCCTTGCCCCCGCTGTCCTACCTCATCAGCTTCATGTCCAAGGGTTCAaactgggctgggggctggcggCTGTGCTGGTGCACGTAGGTGATGTGCTGGGCCAACCTGGGCAGAGCGGAGGCAAGCAGACCCGTTCTCCTTGGGGCCACATACCCTGTGCCCCGTGCCTCTACCCACGGCTCAACCCACCAACTCTTCACAGTGTGGAATCCTCACTGGGGTTTTAGTCCCGACTCCCTATCTCCCGTAAGCAGGAACTGGAGGGGTTTCCaacacctcctccctccccacggAGCACTAGGGCGGTGTGTCCTGGAGCGCTGAGCTCCACTTACCGTAAGTCATTGTCCCGGTCAGGCCGGTCCTGGATCAGCCACAGGAGGTCGAATCGGGAAAGCAGGGCAGCAGGAAGCTGTATGTTCTGCTCCAGGCTGCGGCGAGGGTTGTAGCGCCCGTAGGCAGGGTTGGCGGCAGCCAGGATGGAACAGCGGGCGTTGAGCGTGGTGAGAATGCCGGCCTTGGCAATGGAGATGGTCTGCTGCTCCATGACCTCGTGGATGGCCGTGCGGTCGGCCTCCGCCATCTTGTCAAACTCGTCGATGCAGCACACGCCCTGGTCGGCCAGCACCAGGGCCCCGCCCTCCAAGGTCAGCTCTCCGGTCACCGAGTCTCTGAGCACAGCTGCTGTGAGCCCCACTCCCGAGGAGCCCCGGCCCGTGGTGTACTGGCCTGAACGACAGCatcaggaagagggaagaggcagacacgttgaagaggaaaagaacaaggGCAGAAGCAAGGACAGGACGGAGGTGGGGCCCGCCGGGTCCGGGGCTTCCCGAGGCCTCTGAAATCGAGTGTTGGCTCCGGAACCACGTGCCCTCCCCGACCCCCCGAGGAACAGAGAAGCATAGGGCCCCGAGGTCTGGTACATTCACCCCTCCCAGGGTTGTTACTCACTGCGGGGCGCCAGGCGATCGATGTAAGACAGGAGCTGAGACTTGGCCACACCGGGATCCCCCATCAGGCAGATGTTGATGTTGCCTGGAAGAAGGGTTGAACTCCAGCTGACCCCTTCTCTCCACGCGCGCTGCCCGACAACACGCACTCCTGAGGTGCTCCCCGACAGCCAGCGCTACTTCTCaaacccccaccccgccccgtgcCCACGAAGCCCGCATGCTCTCTTATTCTGTGACACAGAGGTCCCAGATTTGACTTGTCACAGAACGCTGGACCCTTGACATTCTggctccctcccacctgccctgtcccctccttccctcccccaggctTACCCCTGATCTTCATGCCCCGAGGAGACTGGTCGACCCCTCCCaccagcagaagcagcagagccTTTTTCACGTCTTCATGCCCATAGATCTCTGGGGCGATGGAGGCCGCCAGCTTCTCATAGAAATCCTCCTCTGCGGGGAAGTTTAGAGtagttgctggggggatgggggggggggggggtcagaaaAAAAACCCCGTTCCCAGGCCCGCCCAGGCCCCGCACCTGCAATGTGCCTCAGCTCCTCCGCGCTCAGCTCTCCTGCCACAGCCTCGTCGTCGTCGCTCTTGTTCATCTTCACGACCCGATGGGCCTCCAGGTAGGTTTCAGAGAGGAGACCCTTGGGTGGGAAAACGCCAGGACACGGATGAAGGCCCTTTCACTGGCATTTGTGCTACGTTGCCCCTGACAGTTCtcttggaggggggtgggggcgagAACGGAGGCAGAGAGAGCGCATCTTTCCTCCTTCAAGCCCCTTTCCTACCTGTACGACCTGTCGGAACCCAGTGCGCAGGATCGGCAAGAAGATACCAGTGACACTGACGTGGTCCCCGGGCTGGGCGAGCCTCGTGTTCTCGCCTTCTACCAGCACCGTGATGCTCCGAGGGATGTTTCCCACAGGCACTTGGTCACTCTATAGGGGAGAAAGCCCGCGGGCAAGGAGGAAGGTACATGAAGCCGACGAGGCCCTCATCTTCTGGGCCTACGCATCCCACCCCGCTTCTCAGCCTGAGGAGCCAAAAGAAGGGACCCCGAGATCATCTTCGCCAAATCTCCCTCCTGCTCTAGGTCacccctctgcctcagcctctttttcttccttccgcTCTGCGAGTGGCTGCGGAACCTGAGTGGACACCTCAACTCTCTTTCCCCAGGCCCTGTACCCCAAACTCACATGTTCCTGCATCTTCATCTCCTGGAATTTGATGAATTTGGAGCCGCGTGTTTGCAGATACAGCCGCCCTCCTGAGCGGTTGGTCTGGCACTCTTGGCTCGGGCACATGATCAGAGGCATGAAAGTAGGGGACTGGATCTGGGAtgtgaggaaggaaaagcagaaggaaacgAAGTCAGTCACCTGAGTGAACACTTCCTCCCCACAGCACCCACCACAAATGGTGAAGGAGGTCTTGACCCGTCCTGAGCGAAATGATGATAcgaacaaaaaacacaaaatagatgAAACGACCACTACAGACCAGAAAAAGACCAGCAAGTGAACACAGTCACGTtttacaagaataaaataaacgaCAAATAAATATCATCACACAAACCAGTTCTGGGCAAAATCACCAACAATTAAATGTGTTTCTATTCCTTGCTCTGTACGTACCGGCTGGTAGGTCTCCGCCCCACACTGGTCACAAGTGTAAGTGGCCACCACCATTCTGGGTTTGACTTCAGAGACACGAGTGACAATTCCACGCACAGTGACCAATTTCCCCACAGAGTCAGCCCGCACTTCCCGGATCACACGAGGCTTGTTACTGCTTGGGCCTTGAAAGTACAGCTCGCTACGTGTAGAAAATGGTCACATTAACGTCCTGGAAAACAAATTCCCATAGCCCCCCCCACGGAGACCACTCACAATCTGCGCATGAGCTCAGGGGGGTACTGGTTTTGCGGGCTTCGGGCTGCCCCAGGGTCACGGCTACGCTGCTCCATCATCAGCCGGTGCTCGATGTAAACATCCAGAACATCTTTGTTTACCACctaaagaaagatgagaaaaaggaggagCTGAATGAGGTAAGCAAAGACCATGAAGGGCACGAGGCAGAACTGACTGCTCTCTTTCTGCCAGCAAGAAAATCACCAGTATCCGAGAAGCTTCCCAAAAGCAACTTGTCCCTCGCCCTGCGGTATTCTGCAACCACTCACCTCCCTCTCCTTGTACTGAGGAAGCAGCTCCTGCACAGCGTCGGCGAAGAGCCTTACATAGCGCCTGGTGTTCTCACAGATGGAGTCCACCAACTCGGGGTCGTCCTCAGCTACATCGTCTAGGTCTACGTACATTGCCACTTGCTCCCGATGAGCCAGTCGAACCTGCGGCAAGAAGAGACAGCAACGGAGCCACGCTTTACCGGACCTGGCAGTGTCCACCCGCCATAGCGGGGAAAGACCAAGCAATACTCCCTTCTCAGCCCCCCAAAGACATCCTAACTCGTAAAGTACACTCTAATCTTTAAACATTGTACAACCACACCCACTTACTAAGTACTAAATAGAACACCCCAGCGATCATTTACAACACATACTTAAGAAAATCAACCCGAACACCTTTTACAACTCCTTAAGCAAACACCCATTCCCTCCACTTTATCTTAAACTTACCAACTGGTTCCCATATTTGAACTGTTTCTTGCCAAATTCATCATCCTGATAAAACTCCTGTAGGAATTTCTTaaccttttctggaaaaaaaatgtaaaaccaccAGAATCAGTCTTTCAGATACTTTGCCAAAAAACCCCTTGATGCAAACCTAAAAAACTCGCTTCGCTTACAAAATGTATGAAGTAATCAGTTTACATGAACATCGAAGAAAGCCTTTGTAATTCTCCCCAAGTAGAACAGAACTCCTTCTCACAAGTCCGTTCCTACCTACGGAAGAAGGGGCCCGGGGCAGTTAGAGCATTACCCAAAAACCTACGCCCGCCCCCAGGGAATTCCAGGCTCTTAGTTAAAATTCTCAGTACCCCTTTCCCAAAGGGCTCCCGCACTCCGCCACACACTCCGAGCTCAAGGTTCTCGGCTTTTCTTCCACGCCCAAGAGTCCGCCTTTTCTTTCGGGCTCCTCAACCTCTCCACTAGGCCCgtgctccaccccaccccctctcccgcCACTGCTTCCGCTCTTAGTAAACAAAGAAGCACATGGGCCCAGATGCAGCCGCCTCACAGCCCGGGATTCCTCCGCCCAGGGCGGGAGCCCGTCCGGCGATTGGCCCGCTCGTCCAAGGCCGCGCCGTGCCGCCGCACCTCCTCCTCCCCGGGGCTTCCGCGAAGCCCCCCAGTTCCAGGCACGCCCCCGCCCCGAGCAGCTCTCTCCAGGGCCGCCGCGCGGAAGGACACTGTTTACACACGACACTCCCTCCCGCGACGTCGCGCAACTTCCGCCCGCCTTCACTTCCGCTTGGAGGTTGGCCTAAACTGGCCAATCCCGACGCGCAGCGGCCCGGGCCCGCCCGCCCCCGGGACTCCGGCGCGTCTCCGAGGGACGCGGGCGCTCCGAATGCTTAAGGGCGCGGAGTTAAGCGAACCCGGGGTGGCCGTCCCTGCGGACGCGGGGCCCTTGGACAGGGTCTCCTGAGCTCTTGGTTTTTCCTGGGCGCGACCCTCTCCTCTGGAGCCCCCAGCCCGGCTATCAGACCCCCCACACCCCGCGaaccccccactccttccccaaaCAAGATGACCGACTCTTCTCCGACCTCGGTGGCCCGCGTGCCTCTCAGGCACCGTCTGCCTCGGCCCCGCCGCCTCCCGATCCTGCCTCTGGCCTCGCGCACCGACCCCAGACCCCCAGGACGCCGGTTCACACCAACAGGTGTTGGCCGGAAGGCTTCCTGCGCAGGACGCTCCTCCCAAGTTTGCACACCCTCACCTTTCTCGAGCACGTAGTCCTTAACTGCCATTGCCCGTGCGGCAGCAGTTGGCGAGTTCAAGGTTCTCACTCCTGGGACGGCAGAAAGCGTCCGCGCGGCGGGCTACTCAGGACCAACCGAAATTGGCGCGAAACGTCGCGCCCCACGTGACCGGCGCCGCTGCGAGCAGGCCTATCAGAGAGGAGGCTCTTcgcccctcccaggccccagcctcGGCCAATTACCGGGCGAGCGTGGACTGAGTGACGGGGCAGCATCGCGGGCACCGGGAGGAAAAggcgggacggggcggggcgggcgccgGGTTTCCCGCGGTCCGAGCTGGCACGGGCAGAGGAGAGATCGCTCTTAAAGGGCCAGCCTCCTCGCGTCCTTTTGTTCCGGGGCCGCAGGGCGGGGCAGGCCAGACTTTAGCTGTCTCCTTGCCTACTCTCCGGAACCGCCATGATCTCCCAGTTCTTCATTCTGTCTTCCAAAGGGGACCCGCTCATCTACAAGGATTGTATCCTTGACCTgcggggcgggaggaggggcctgggtggGAGTAGCGCCCCAGAGCCAGCCTGTGTCGCTGACTCCTTAGCTGCCCTTCCATCCGGTCAGTCCGCGGGGACACTGGCGGTCGGGATGTGGCCGAGCTCTTCTACCGGAAGCTGACGGGACTGTCCGGAGATGAGTCCCCGGTTGTCATGGTAACCAGTGGCGGGGCGTGGGGTAGGCTCCCGtcgggctgggagtggggggcgcCTCCTTCCGCCCGGCGCTGTTTCCCTGAGAGCTTGTGCTTGGTGGGGGGTACACGCTACCAAATAATCCGAGCGACAGTTTCTCGAGCGCTAACGCTATACCGGGCACAGCTCCGCCACTCCGGAGTAGGTGCTGGGGACTCCCTCCGCCGACACATTAAGCAGCTGGGtcccgggcgggggtgggggtgtccctgGCTCACCCCAAGGCCCACCGCTAGGAAGTCTCGCGGGCCCTTCGCACAATTCTGTCCCTAACGCTCTCTTCCCCGCCTCTGCCTCAGCACCACGATGACCGTCATTTCATTCACATCAGACACAGCGGCCTCTATTTGGTGGCCACGACTTCAGAAAACATTTCTCCCTTCAGCCTCCTAGAGCTGCTCTCCCGGTGAGGAGGGCAGGACCGGGCACCGGGGCGCGGGGATGCGCGCGCGCAGGAGGATATGCACGCTCCGACCGCCCTGTTTTCTCAGGTTGGCCACTCTCCTGGGCGATTACTGTGGCTCCTTGAATGAGGGGACCATCTCCCGCAACGTGGCTCTTGTCTACGAACTCCTGGATGAAGTGCTGGTGAGGGCCAGGGGGTCTCCCCCACGGCACTCCACACCCTGCTGATGTGTGCTGGGATGGGGAGGCTGAGTACATTCATTTTCACCCCTTTCCTGCGCTGATCACCCACTGGCTGTCCTTCCTCTGCCGGCAGGACTATGGCTACGTACAGACCACATCCATGGAGATGCTGCGAAACTTCATCCAGACAGAGGCTGTGGTCAGCAAGCCCTTCAGCCTTTTTGACCTCAGCAGTGTTGGCTTGGTTAgtcaaggggaggaggaggaggagggttggTGGGTGGCGTCGAACCTGAAGATTGTTGCTTTGGGTGCTTTCCAGTTCGGGGCCGAGACGCAGCAGAGCAAAGTGGCCCCCAGCAGTGCAGCCAGCCGCCCCGTCCTGGCCAGCCGCTCTGACCAGGTGAGGACAGGTGTGATGGGTTCAGACCCTCTGATTTTTTTCCGGGGACGCCAGAGATGGAGATCCTTGCGTTGCTAGATGTGGATTATCTCTTCCCTAACCCCCGTGTCCCCACCCCGGGGTTCTAGCCTCCACTGCCCTGTCCTGTTTGTCCACTTGAGGACACAGGCTGTTCAGCCTCCAAGCGTCCAAATCTCTCTTCCTCAGAGCCAAAAGAACGAAGTGTTTTTGGATGTGGTCGAGAGGTTGTCCGTGCTCATAGCCTCTAACGTAAGTTTGGGCCCCCAGCCCTGAAGCTGAGGACAGACGGCATTTGGAAAATGTCTGGGGCATTGCGGGGTGTCACCTCTgggcatt includes:
- the MCM7 gene encoding DNA replication licensing factor MCM7 isoform X2 → MYVDLDDVAEDDPELVDSICENTRRYVRLFADAVQELLPQYKEREVVNKDVLDVYIEHRLMMEQRSRDPGAARSPQNQYPPELMRRFELYFQGPSSNKPRVIREVRADSVGKLVTVRGIVTRVSEVKPRMVVATYTCDQCGAETYQPIQSPTFMPLIMCPSQECQTNRSGGRLYLQTRGSKFIKFQEMKMQEHSDQVPVGNIPRSITVLVEGENTRLAQPGDHVSVTGIFLPILRTGFRQVVQGLLSETYLEAHRVVKMNKSDDDEAVAGELSAEELRHIAEEDFYEKLAASIAPEIYGHEDVKKALLLLLVGGVDQSPRGMKIRGNINICLMGDPGVAKSQLLSYIDRLAPRSQYTTGRGSSGVGLTAAVLRDSVTGELTLEGGALVLADQGVCCIDEFDKMAEADRTAIHEVMEQQTISIAKAGILTTLNARCSILAAANPAYGRYNPRRSLEQNIQLPAALLSRFDLLWLIQDRPDRDNDLRLAQHITYVHQHSRQPPAQFEPLDMKLMRRYIAMCREKQPTVPESLADYITAAYVEMRREAWASKDATYTSARTLLAVLRLSTALARLRMVDTVEKEDVNEAIRLMEMSKDSLLGDKGQAARTQRPADVIFATVRELVSDGRSVRFAEAEQRCISRGFTPAQFQAALDEYEELNVWQVNTTRTRITFV
- the MCM7 gene encoding DNA replication licensing factor MCM7 isoform X1 produces the protein MAVKDYVLEKEKVKKFLQEFYQDDEFGKKQFKYGNQLVRLAHREQVAMYVDLDDVAEDDPELVDSICENTRRYVRLFADAVQELLPQYKEREVVNKDVLDVYIEHRLMMEQRSRDPGAARSPQNQYPPELMRRFELYFQGPSSNKPRVIREVRADSVGKLVTVRGIVTRVSEVKPRMVVATYTCDQCGAETYQPIQSPTFMPLIMCPSQECQTNRSGGRLYLQTRGSKFIKFQEMKMQEHSDQVPVGNIPRSITVLVEGENTRLAQPGDHVSVTGIFLPILRTGFRQVVQGLLSETYLEAHRVVKMNKSDDDEAVAGELSAEELRHIAEEDFYEKLAASIAPEIYGHEDVKKALLLLLVGGVDQSPRGMKIRGNINICLMGDPGVAKSQLLSYIDRLAPRSQYTTGRGSSGVGLTAAVLRDSVTGELTLEGGALVLADQGVCCIDEFDKMAEADRTAIHEVMEQQTISIAKAGILTTLNARCSILAAANPAYGRYNPRRSLEQNIQLPAALLSRFDLLWLIQDRPDRDNDLRLAQHITYVHQHSRQPPAQFEPLDMKLMRRYIAMCREKQPTVPESLADYITAAYVEMRREAWASKDATYTSARTLLAVLRLSTALARLRMVDTVEKEDVNEAIRLMEMSKDSLLGDKGQAARTQRPADVIFATVRELVSDGRSVRFAEAEQRCISRGFTPAQFQAALDEYEELNVWQVNTTRTRITFV